Part of the Paenibacillus aurantius genome, GGATCGTTCATGGCGCCGGCAAGCAGCGTTTCGGCAAAGCCTTTGACGGCCGTTACCGGTGTCTTCAGCTCATGCGAGACGTTGGCCACGAACTCGCTTCTCATCCGTTCGAGACGGCGAACCGCCGTTATGTTGTGCAGCACGATCAGGACGCCGGACCATTCTCCGTTTGCCCCATACAGCGGATTAAGGTTAATCTCCAGAATTCGCTCCTCGGGATAATAGAACACCACTTCATCCCGGACGTACTCCCGGGTCTCCATGCATTCGCGGATCATCTGGGAAAATTCAACCTGCCGGTTAGCGGCCTCGTAAGGCTTGCCGAGCAGTTCTTCCGAGGTGAAGCCCAGTAAATCCTCCGCCGCCCGGTTAAGCAGAACAATTGTATGGCTGCGGTCGATCATGAGCACTCCGCTCATCATGTTATCCAGAACGTTCTTCAGCCTTCGTTCGTTCTCCGAGATTTGCTTCATCTGAACCTCGAGGCTGTCGGCCATCGTGTTGATCGCCTCTCCCAGCCGGCCGACTTCGTTCCGCCGTGATGCGCTCACCCGGTACTTGTAATTGCGGTTCGTGATCTGCTGTGCCACCTGGGCGATCGTTTCGAGCGGCCGCGTGAGGTTATAAGCGATCCGGAAGCTGACCATGACCGCGATCAGGAACAGAATGGCGAGTCCGAACAGCAGGAAGCGCCAAAGCTTATCGATGGACTCCTCCACCTGCTCCAGCGACATGGCAAGCCGGATATAGGCGATCGTCTGCCCGTTCTGCTTGACGGCCTTAGCGGCGTACAGCATATTTTGTCCAATCGTATCGCTGTGCCGCGTGGAGAACCCGATGGTCCCCTGGGCGGCATCCTGGATCTCTTCGCGCCCCAAATGGTTGTCCATCGTGGCGGGGTCGTGATCCGAATCGCCCAGGACCGTTCCATCGGCCGCTATATACGTTATTCGTGCCCCCGCGGCTTCCTTGTAATAGTGAACTTTGTCGCTGTAAACCTTCATTAAGTC contains:
- the pnpS gene encoding two-component system histidine kinase PnpS; this encodes MEKFRVRLTLLFVALIGMSVLVAGLFTGQLLKRSYIDALQTNMEREIAVILASGEWTRTGSIPDLMKVYSDKVHYYKEAAGARITYIAADGTVLGDSDHDPATMDNHLGREEIQDAAQGTIGFSTRHSDTIGQNMLYAAKAVKQNGQTIAYIRLAMSLEQVEESIDKLWRFLLFGLAILFLIAVMVSFRIAYNLTRPLETIAQVAQQITNRNYKYRVSASRRNEVGRLGEAINTMADSLEVQMKQISENERRLKNVLDNMMSGVLMIDRSHTIVLLNRAAEDLLGFTSEELLGKPYEAANRQVEFSQMIRECMETREYVRDEVVFYYPEERILEINLNPLYGANGEWSGVLIVLHNITAVRRLERMRSEFVANVSHELKTPVTAVKGFAETLLAGAMNDPETAKSFLQIIYEESDRLNRLIGDILELSKIESKRIPLHFSPVELKEFIEKTVHVMKAQADKKKITLELEAGEDLYLEADEDRLRQIVINLLSNGIAYTPEGGKVKVSVEPLVAASGEEEKIRLTISDTGMGIPKKDLPRIFERFYRVDKARSRSSGGTGLGLSIVKHLVELHHGTIAVESEVGLGSRFIIEIPVLHP